The Opitutaceae bacterium nucleotide sequence CCCTTCTGATCTCTGTCGGCAAAGCGCTCCTCGTCGTTTCGATCCTGATGGGGCTCTGCCTCTACGCGGTGCTGGGCGAACGCAAGGTTTCGAGCTGGATCCAGGGGCGGGTCGGACCGAACCGCACGAGCCTCCCCATCATCCTGGCAATCCCCTTCATCGGTCCCTTCCTGACGCGTCTCGGACTTTTCCAGCCGCTGGCCGACGGCGGAAAGTTTCTCTTCAAGGAGGAAATGATACCGGGACATGTGAACAAGGTCTACTTTGTTCTGGCCCCGATGCTCGCCCTGATCCCGGCCCTCGTCACAATCACCGTCGTCCCCTTTGGCCGGATGGTTGATGCGACCGGTGCGGTCGTGCCGATGATTCTCGCCAACCTCGACATCGGCATCCTCTTCATCTTCGCGGTGTCCTCACTCGGCGTCTACAGCATTATCCTGGCCGGATGGGCGGCGAACAGCAAATACCCGTTCCTGGGAGGCATCCGTGCTTCGGCCCAGATGATTTCGTACGAGCTGGCCCTGACTCTTTCGGTCCTCCCGGTTTTCCTCTGGATCAACGCCCCCGGCTCTGAAGGATCCCTGAGTCTGTTCCGGGTGGTTGTGGCGCAGGACAACCTCTGGTTTGTCCTCTGGCAGCCGGTTTCCGCTCTCGTCTTCATGATCAGTCTTTTTGCCGAGACCAACCGCCTGCCCTTCGACATGCCGGAGTCGGAAACGGATCTGGTCGGCGGTTACCATACGGAATACAGCGCCTTCAAGTTCGGCCTCTTCTTCACCGCGGAATACGCCCACATGATCGTGGGCTCGGCCGTTTTCACCCTGCTCTTCCTCGGAGGCTGGCACCCGCTGCCCTTCGTCACCCTCGAGGATCTGACCCTCTGGACCGGGCTCGATGTCTCGACCGGGGCGCTCGGTGCCACGCTTTCCGTCCTGATCCTTCTCCTGAAGGTGATTGGCTGTCTCTTCTTCTTCATGTGGGTTCGCTGGACCGTTCCCCGCTTCCGCTACGACCAGGTCATGCGCATCGGATGGACCGCCCTGCTCCCGCTCGCCATCGCCAATCTCGTCGCCTACGCCGTCATCATCGCCCTGCTCGACCGGGGGGGCTTCTGATCATGCGA carries:
- a CDS encoding complex I subunit 1 family protein, producing the protein MIDWISLLISVGKALLVVSILMGLCLYAVLGERKVSSWIQGRVGPNRTSLPIILAIPFIGPFLTRLGLFQPLADGGKFLFKEEMIPGHVNKVYFVLAPMLALIPALVTITVVPFGRMVDATGAVVPMILANLDIGILFIFAVSSLGVYSIILAGWAANSKYPFLGGIRASAQMISYELALTLSVLPVFLWINAPGSEGSLSLFRVVVAQDNLWFVLWQPVSALVFMISLFAETNRLPFDMPESETDLVGGYHTEYSAFKFGLFFTAEYAHMIVGSAVFTLLFLGGWHPLPFVTLEDLTLWTGLDVSTGALGATLSVLILLLKVIGCLFFFMWVRWTVPRFRYDQVMRIGWTALLPLAIANLVAYAVIIALLDRGGF